The Solirubrobacter pauli sequence GATGGACCCGATGGAGCAGTACAAGCTCCAGGAGGCGATCGACGACGCCGGGCTGGACCTCGGCGTCATCTACCACTCGCACACGCGGTCGGACCCCGTCCCGTCGCAGACCGACATCAACCTCGCCCGCCTGGGCGACTCGGACCAGCCCGCGTTCCCGGGCACCCTCTACCTGATCGTCGGCGTCAAGGGCGACGAGGACGACCTCCGCCTCTGGTCGATCGTCGGCAACGACGTCCAGCAGGTCGAGCTCCAGGTGACAGAGTGATCTGGCTGCTCGTGTGTCCCGTGTGCGACGCCGCGCACGAGCCGCACGAGCGCTTCTGCGCCGATTGCGGCGTGCCCCTGACGTTCGTCAACCACGAGATGTCCGAGTCCGAGCGCCGCGCGCGCAAGATCCGCCCGGGCTACACCGACGGTCCGCTCGTGCGCGTCGCCACCGCCCGCCACCAGGCCGAGGCGGAGATGATCCAGAACCTGCTGCTCGAGGAGGGCATCCCGTCGCTCGTGCGCCGCACCGGCGGCTTCGACGTGCCCGACTTCCTCGCCGCGGGCCCGCGTGACATCGTCGTCGCCGCTTCGGGTGAGGAGGCCGCGCGGGAGATCCTCGGCGACCGTCGCGAGGAGCAGCAGGGCCGGCTGCCGCCGCACAAGCACCCGGCGTGGGTGCGCGCGCTAGCGGTGACGATGTCGGTCTGCGCGCTCGCCGCCTTCGCGAGCAGCGTCCTGCTCCCCTTCACGTAGGCGACCCAAGTGAGAACGCCACGCCTCCTCGGTGTGGCGCAGCGAGCGCGGGAACGCGACTTCGAGCGCTCGCACCGGGCCGTCCGGGTGCGGCCCGCGCGCAAGCGTCACGCAGGCGCGGTCGCCCTCCTCGCGGGCGAGCAGGTCGAAGATCGTGCCGCCGAGCAGCAGCGCGTCCGTGCGTGAAGGCGGGAAGTCGGGCTTCGGGCCCTCGCGCAGGCGGCGCGCGACCGCCGGGCGCACGTGGCGCGTCTGACCGCTGAGCCACTGCGCCGCGCCCTCGACGAGCCACGCCCAGCGCGACCAGCGCGCGATCCGGCCCGGCGTGGCCGGCGGCGGCAGCTTCGGGTGGTTGGCGGCGACGTAGCGCCGCGCGAGCAGCGCCGAGGGCGTCAGCATCAGCATCTCGAGCGAGCCTTCGACGTTCGAGGCCCGGTGGGCGAGCAGGCGCGGGGCGAGCACGTGCAGCTCCCGCGTCCCGGCCCAGCCTACGACGTAGCGGCGCGCCGCCGGTGCCGTCAGCCGGCGCGCGAGCGGGATCCACGGCTGGGCCGCGTCCAGCTGCGCGAGCGAGGAGTGCAGGACGACCTCGAGCTCGCCGAGGTCGGTTCCGAACCGGTCCTCGAGCCGGCGCCGCGCGAGCTCGAGCTGCGACAGGACGCGCTCCGCGTCCGCCGTGTCGCGCGCGTCGTGGCGCGCCACGAACGTCTCGGAGGGCGTGTCCACCCAGGCCATCGGGCGCTTACGTTAGTAGCGCCCGATGTGGGTCTGACGCCTA is a genomic window containing:
- a CDS encoding Mov34/MPN/PAD-1 family protein, translated to MSRQLLADVVAHAREESPKECCGLIASRDGEAVAVHRARNAANSALRYVMDPMEQYKLQEAIDDAGLDLGVIYHSHTRSDPVPSQTDINLARLGDSDQPAFPGTLYLIVGVKGDEDDLRLWSIVGNDVQQVELQVTE
- a CDS encoding DUF2007 domain-containing protein, translating into MIWLLVCPVCDAAHEPHERFCADCGVPLTFVNHEMSESERRARKIRPGYTDGPLVRVATARHQAEAEMIQNLLLEEGIPSLVRRTGGFDVPDFLAAGPRDIVVAASGEEAAREILGDRREEQQGRLPPHKHPAWVRALAVTMSVCALAAFASSVLLPFT